The following coding sequences lie in one Schistosoma mansoni strain Puerto Rico chromosome 3, complete genome genomic window:
- a CDS encoding er degradation-enhancing alpha-mannosidase-like, with translation MDMSSSDKKLLANSVHDMFSFAYDSYLKYGFPYDELNPIDCVGRGYDHKNPDNINVNDALGDYLLTLVDSLDTLAIMGKTEDFKNAVSLVTKNLSFNQKTRVQIFEATIRVLGGLLSAHIIITDPIESFGHLRPPGYDDELLNLAHNLANRMLNALSDTPTGIPYPRFYLDSGLKDNTTTENCLAGAGSLLLEFGSLSALLNDSSYASIARRIILNLWKKRSSVSGLFGSTIDVDSGEWINRMSGLGAGQDSFFEYLHKAYILFGDNELGQMFYEALSSIQSHLRTGRPQCLSGSGSPPIYWNVDMYSGNKVNHWIDTLQSAWSGVLVLHGDLNEAICHHAVHYFIWKIYGLPPERYNIMTEKPELYFYPLRPEFAESTYLLYRATKHPFYLHVGKDIMDGINKYTKAECGFATIHNVIDKSKEDRMESFFLSETLKYLYLLFDELNPVNVNEYDYVFSTQAHLFPIKRIQNLMKNLHMNPFTFLNNSQGYDFVKNSSCPNIKLTSSQYPMNDDLWKATGVYIHAKFASLPNINCDL, from the exons ATGGATATGTCTAGTAGTGACAAAAAGTTGCTTGCAAACTCGGTTCATGACATGTTTAGTTTCGCATATGATAGTTACTTAAAATATGGATTCCCTTATGATGAACTAAACCCGATTGACTGCGTTGGCCGTGGTTATGATCACAAAAATCCTGATAATATAAATGTGAATGATGCTCTTGGTGACTATCTACTCACGCTTGTAGACTCTCTTGATACGTTAGCA ATCATGGGCAAAACCGAGGATTTTAAAAATGCAGTTAGTTTAGTCACCAAAAACCTTTCGTTTAACCAAAAGACAAGGGTTCAAATTTTCGAAGCAACTATTAG AGTCCTGGGAGGTCTTTTATCAGCACATATAATCATTACAGACCCAATCGAGTCATTTGGTCATCTGCGACCACCGGGATATGACGACGAATTATTGAACCTTGCACATAATCTAGCGAACAGGATGCTGAACGCTCTTTCC GACACACCAACTGGAATACCCTACCCTCGATTTTACCTAGATTCTGGTCTGAAAGATAATACAACAACTGAAAACTGCCTCGCTGGTGCTGGCTCATTGTTACTAGAATTCGGCTCCTTAAGTGCATTACTCAATGATTCTAGTTACGCTTCGATAGCTCGCCgcattattttaaatttatggAAAAAGCGATCAAGTGTTTCTGGACTTTTTG GCTCAACAATCGATGTAGATTCAGGCGAATGGATAAATCGAATGAGTGGTCTCGGTGCTGGACAAGATTCATTTTTTGAAtatttacataaa gcATATATTCTATTTGGTGATAATGAATTGGGACAAATGTTCTACGAAGCATTAAGTAGCATTCAGTCACATTTACGTACTGGTCGACCTCAATGTTTATCTGGTAGTGGTTCACCACCAATCTATTGGAATGTTGATATGTATTCTGGTAATAAAGTCAATCATTGGATAGATACATTACAGTCAGCCTGGTCTGGTGTATTA gTTCTTCATGGTGATTTAAATGAAGCAATTTGTCATCATGCTGTACATTATTTCATTTGGAAAATTTATGGTTTACCTCCAGAACGTTATAATATTATGACTGAGAAACCCGAACTGTACTTTTATCCACTTCGTCCGGAATTCGCTGAATCGACATACCTTTTATATAGAGCAACGAAACATCCTTTTTATTTACATGTTGGCAAAGATATTATGGATGGTATCAATAAATATACTAAAGCTGA ATGTGGATTTGCAACTATTCATAATGTAATTGATAAATCTAAAGAAGATCGTATGGAAAGCTTTTTTCTAAGTGAAACATTGAAGTACTTATATTTG TTATTCGATGAATTAAATCCCGTCAATGTGAATGAATATGATTATGTATTCAGTACTCAAGCACATTTATTTCCAATTAAACGAATTCAAAATCTAATGAAAAATCTTCATATGAATCCATTTACCTTCCTCAATAACTCTCAGGGTTATGACTTTGTGaaaaatagctct TGTCCCAATATTAAATTGACCTCTTCACAATATCCAATGAACGATGATCTTTGGAAAGCAACTGGTGTTTATATTCATGCAAAATTTGCTTCCTTACCTAATATAAACTGTGATCTTTAG